Proteins encoded in a region of the Balaenoptera ricei isolate mBalRic1 chromosome 19, mBalRic1.hap2, whole genome shotgun sequence genome:
- the NUP62 gene encoding nuclear pore glycoprotein p62 gives MSGFNFGGTGAPTGGFTFGAAKTATTTPATGFSFSTSGTGGFNFGTPSQPAASTPSTSLFSLTTQAPATQTPGFSFGATTPTAAATGFSLGINSPKLNLSGAAATPATTQPSGFGLGGSTLTNAISSAVTSAQGTAPTGFVFGSTTTSAAPSTTPGGFSFTGGSTSQTGTSGFNIGSMGSSAQPTALTGLPFTPATPAATGAGATQPAASTPAAATTSAGPSLFASLATAPTSSAATGLSLCAPATTAGTPGVGTLGFSLKAPGAASTASTATTTTATTAATGFSLNIKPLAPAGIPSNTAASGTAPAGPSAATGVSASPAMTYAQLESLINKWSLELEDQERHFLQQATQVNAWDRTLIENGEKITTLHREVEKVKLDQKRLDQELDFILSQQKELEDLLSPLEESVKEQSGTVYLQHADEEREKTYKLAENIDAQLKRMAQDLKDIIEHLNTSGGPADTSDPLQQICKILNAHMDSLQWIDQNSALLQRKVEEVTKVCEGRRKEQERSFRITFD, from the coding sequence ATGAGCGGGTTTAATTTTGGAGGCACTGGGGCCCCCACAGGCGGGTTCACCTTCGGCGCTGCAAAGACAGCAACAACCACGCCTGCTACGGGGTTTTCCTTCTCCACATCTGGCACCGGCGGGTTTAATTTtgggactccctcccagccagccgcGAGCACCCCTTCCACCAGCCTGTTCTCACTCACCACCCAGGCTCCGGCGACACAGACCCCAGGATTCAGTTTTGGAGCCACAACTCCTACAGCAGCAGCAACTGGATTTTCCTTAGGGATCAACAGCCCAAAGCTAAACTTGAGCGGCGCGGCTGCCACCCCGGCCACGACGCAGCCCAGCGGCTTTGGGCTCGGCGGCAGCACCCTCACCAATGCCATCTCGAGCGCCGTCACGTCAGCCCAGGGCACGGCGCCCACCGGCTTTGTGTTTGGCTCCACCACCACGTCTGCTGCCCCGTCCACCACACCTGGGGGCTTCTCGTTCACGGGTGGAAGCACGTCCCAGACCGGGACCTCCGGCTTCAACATTGGCTCCATGGGGAGTTCGGCCCAGCCCACGGCCCTCACCGGGCTGCCCTTCACGCCGGCCACGCCAGCGGCCACTGGGGCAGGGGCCACACAGCCGGCTGCTTCCACACCCGCCGCCGCTACCACCAGTGCTGGGCCCTCGCTCTTTGCCTCACTGGCAACCGCTCCAACTTCGTCTGCTGCCACCGGGCTCTCCCTTTGTGCCCCAGCCACCACGGCGGGGACGCCCGGAGTGGGGACGTTGGGCTTCAGCCTGAAGGCCCCTGGAGCAGCTTCCACCGCCTCCACGGCGACGACCACCACCGCCACCACTGCCGCCACCGGCTTCTCCTTGAATATAAAACCACTGGCTCCAGCTGGGATCCCCAGCAACACAGCGGCCTCCGGGACCGCCCCAGCCGGCCCCAGTGCAGCCACCGGGGTGTCCGCCAGCCCCGCCATGACCTACGCCCAGCTGGAGAGTCTGATCAACAAGTGGAGCCTGGAGCTGGAGGACCAGGAACGGCACTTCTTACAGCAGGCCACGCAGGTCAACGCCTGGGACCGCACGCTGATCGAGAACGGGGAGAAGATCACCACCCTCCACCGCGAGGTCGAGAAGGTGAAGCTGGACCAGAAGAGGCTGGACCAGGAGCTCGACTTCATCCTGTCTCAGCAGAAGGAGCTGGAGGACCTGCTGAGCCCGCTGGAGGAGTCGGTCAAGGAGCAGAGCGGGACGGTGTACCTGCAGCACGCCGACGAGGAGCGAGAGAAGACCTACAAGCTGGCTGAGAACATCGACGCACAGCTGAAGCGCATGGCCCAGGACCTCAAGGACATCATCGAGCACCTGAACACGTCGGGGGGCCCCGCCGACACCAGCGACCCGCTGCAGCAGATCTGCAAGATCCTCAACGCGCACATGGACTCGCTGCAGTGGATCGACCAGAACTCGGCCCTGCTGCAGAGGAAGGTGGAGGAGGTGACCAAGGTGTGCGAGGGCCGCCGCAAGGAGCAGGAGCGCAGCTTCCGCATCACCTTCGACTGA
- the IL4I1 gene encoding L-amino-acid oxidase isoform X1 has translation MNAPGFMILVCFYMCLKFSVIKSFREGGICAPRPPNCSDPTPGPWHLWSNKGIGTEPAPLSPVSHTPNDDFCPGLTRKAMGAERAHQSQPCTWRLLALVPVLLSLAASLDWQTAQSHDPFEKCMQDPDYEQLLRVVTLGLNRTSKPRRVVVVGAGVAGLLAAKVLSDAGHKVTILEADNRIGGRIFTYRDRKTGWTGELGAMRMPSSHRILHELCKSLGLNLTKFTQYDENTWTEVNEVKLRNYVVEKMPEKLGYKLHPKEKGHSPEEIYQMALNRAIKDLRTLGCRKAMMKFERHTLLEYLLGEGNLSQPAVQLLGDVMSKDGFFYLSFAEALRAHSCLSDRLRYSRIVGGWDLLPRALLSSLSGPVLLHSPVVAIKQGTHEVSVHIEASRRARNLTSLTADVVLLTVSGPALQRITFTPPLTRKRQEAVRALHYMPATKVLLSFRRPFWHDEHIEGGHSNTDRPSRVIFYPPPGEGALLLASYTWSDAAATFAGLSLSEALRLALDDVAALHGPIVYRLWDGSGIVKRWAEDPHSQGGFVVQPPMLWRTDKDEGQEHDWAAPYGCIYFAGEHTAYPHGWVETAVKSALRAAVLINGRTSSWNDPRTINSMGRVHVAPAHHHPCSLERGRGTHSPALHAVTAPHTT, from the exons ATGAATGCACCTGGCTTCATGATCCTAGtctgtttttatatgtgtttgaaattttccgtAATAAAAAGCTTCCGAGAAGGGGGCATCTGCGCTCCACGGCCTCCCAACTGCTCTGACCCCACACCAGGACCCTGGCATCTCTGGTCTAACAAGGGAATCGGGACAGAGCCAGCACCACTCAGCCCGGTTTCGCACACACCCAACGATGACTTCTGTCCCGGGCTAACCAGAAAGGCCATGGGCGCTGAGAGAGCCCACCAGAGCCAGCCATGCA CCTGGCGCCTCCTCGCCCTGGTCCCCGTCCTCCTCAGCCTGGCGGCCTCCCTGGACTGGCAAACTGCCCAGAGCCACGACCCCTTCGAGAAGTGCATGCAGGATCCCGACTATGAGCAGCTGCTCAGAGTCGTGACCTTGGGCCTCAACCGGACCTCGAAGCCCCGGAGGGTGGTTGTGGTTGGTGCGGGCGTGGCTGGGTTGTTGGCCGCAAAGGTGCTCAGCGATGCTGGACACAAG GTCACCATCCTGGAGGCAGACAACAGGATTGGGGGCCGAATCTTCACCTACCGGGACCGGAAGACCGGCTGGACTGGGGAGCTGGGAGCCATGCGCATGCCCAGCTCGCACAG gatcCTCCATGAGCTCTGCAAGAGCCTGGGACTCAATCTGACCAAATTCACCCAGTACGACGAGAACACGTGGACGGAGGTGAATGAGGTGAAGCTGCGGAACTACGTGGTGGAGAAGATGCCTGAGAAGCTGGGCTACAAGCTGCATCCCAAGGAGAAGGGCCACTCTCCCGAAGAAATCTACCAGATGGCTCTCAACAGG GCCATCAAAGATCTCAGGACACTGGGCTGCAGAAAGGCAATGATGAAGTTTGAAAGGCACACGCTCCTG GAATACCTCCTCGGGGAGGGGAACCTGAGCCAGCCTGCCGTTCAGCTCCTGGGAGACGTGATGTCCAAGGACGGCTTCTTCTATCTCAGCTTCGCCGAGGCCCTGCGGGCTCACAGCTGCCTCAGCGACCGGCTCCG GTACAGCCGCATCGTGGGCGGCTGGGACCTGTTGCCGCGCGCGCTGCTGAGCTCGCTGTCGGGGCCTGTGCTGCTGCACTCGCCCGTCGTGGCGATTAAGCAGGGGACGCACGAGGTGAGCGTGCACATCGAGGCCTCGCGCCGGGCCCGGAATCTGACGTCCTTGACGGCCGACGTGGTGCTGCTGACGGTGAGCGGGCCTGCGCTGCAGCGCATCACCTTCACGCCGCCGCTGACGCGCAAGCGGCAAGAGGCGGTGCGCGCGCTGCACTACATGCCGGCCACCAAGGTGCTCCTGAGCTTCCGCCGGCCCTTCTGGCACGACGAGCACATCGAAGGCGGCCACTCGAACACCGACCGCCCGTCGCGCGTGATATTCTACCCGCCGCCTGGCGAGGGCGCGCTGCTGCTCGCCTCGTACACGTGGTCGGACGCGGCTGCCACGTTTGCTGGCCTGAGCCTGTCTGAAGCCCTGCGCTTGGCGCTCGACGACGTGGCGGCGCTTCACGGGCCCATCGTGTACCGGCTCTGGGACGGCAGCGGCATCGTCAAGCGCTGGGCGGAGGACCCGCACAGCCAGGGCGGCTTCGTGGTGCAGCCCCCGATGCTCTGGCGAACCGACAAGGACGAGGGGCAGGAGCACGATTGGGCGGCCCCCTACGGCTGCATCTACTTCGCTGGAGAGCACACGGCCTACCCGCACGGCTGGGTGGAGACGGCCGTCAAGTCGGCACTGCGGGCCGCGGTCTTGATCAACGGCCGGACCAGCAGCTGGAACGACCCCCGGACCATCAACAGCATGGGGCGTGTGCACGTGGCGCCCGCCCACCACCACCCGTGCAGCCTCGAAAGGGGGCGGGGCACCCACTCTCCAGCCTTACATGCGGTCACCGCTCCGCACACGACCTAA
- the IL4I1 gene encoding L-amino-acid oxidase isoform X2, which produces MGAERAHQSQPCTWRLLALVPVLLSLAASLDWQTAQSHDPFEKCMQDPDYEQLLRVVTLGLNRTSKPRRVVVVGAGVAGLLAAKVLSDAGHKVTILEADNRIGGRIFTYRDRKTGWTGELGAMRMPSSHRILHELCKSLGLNLTKFTQYDENTWTEVNEVKLRNYVVEKMPEKLGYKLHPKEKGHSPEEIYQMALNRAIKDLRTLGCRKAMMKFERHTLLEYLLGEGNLSQPAVQLLGDVMSKDGFFYLSFAEALRAHSCLSDRLRYSRIVGGWDLLPRALLSSLSGPVLLHSPVVAIKQGTHEVSVHIEASRRARNLTSLTADVVLLTVSGPALQRITFTPPLTRKRQEAVRALHYMPATKVLLSFRRPFWHDEHIEGGHSNTDRPSRVIFYPPPGEGALLLASYTWSDAAATFAGLSLSEALRLALDDVAALHGPIVYRLWDGSGIVKRWAEDPHSQGGFVVQPPMLWRTDKDEGQEHDWAAPYGCIYFAGEHTAYPHGWVETAVKSALRAAVLINGRTSSWNDPRTINSMGRVHVAPAHHHPCSLERGRGTHSPALHAVTAPHTT; this is translated from the exons ATGGGCGCTGAGAGAGCCCACCAGAGCCAGCCATGCA CCTGGCGCCTCCTCGCCCTGGTCCCCGTCCTCCTCAGCCTGGCGGCCTCCCTGGACTGGCAAACTGCCCAGAGCCACGACCCCTTCGAGAAGTGCATGCAGGATCCCGACTATGAGCAGCTGCTCAGAGTCGTGACCTTGGGCCTCAACCGGACCTCGAAGCCCCGGAGGGTGGTTGTGGTTGGTGCGGGCGTGGCTGGGTTGTTGGCCGCAAAGGTGCTCAGCGATGCTGGACACAAG GTCACCATCCTGGAGGCAGACAACAGGATTGGGGGCCGAATCTTCACCTACCGGGACCGGAAGACCGGCTGGACTGGGGAGCTGGGAGCCATGCGCATGCCCAGCTCGCACAG gatcCTCCATGAGCTCTGCAAGAGCCTGGGACTCAATCTGACCAAATTCACCCAGTACGACGAGAACACGTGGACGGAGGTGAATGAGGTGAAGCTGCGGAACTACGTGGTGGAGAAGATGCCTGAGAAGCTGGGCTACAAGCTGCATCCCAAGGAGAAGGGCCACTCTCCCGAAGAAATCTACCAGATGGCTCTCAACAGG GCCATCAAAGATCTCAGGACACTGGGCTGCAGAAAGGCAATGATGAAGTTTGAAAGGCACACGCTCCTG GAATACCTCCTCGGGGAGGGGAACCTGAGCCAGCCTGCCGTTCAGCTCCTGGGAGACGTGATGTCCAAGGACGGCTTCTTCTATCTCAGCTTCGCCGAGGCCCTGCGGGCTCACAGCTGCCTCAGCGACCGGCTCCG GTACAGCCGCATCGTGGGCGGCTGGGACCTGTTGCCGCGCGCGCTGCTGAGCTCGCTGTCGGGGCCTGTGCTGCTGCACTCGCCCGTCGTGGCGATTAAGCAGGGGACGCACGAGGTGAGCGTGCACATCGAGGCCTCGCGCCGGGCCCGGAATCTGACGTCCTTGACGGCCGACGTGGTGCTGCTGACGGTGAGCGGGCCTGCGCTGCAGCGCATCACCTTCACGCCGCCGCTGACGCGCAAGCGGCAAGAGGCGGTGCGCGCGCTGCACTACATGCCGGCCACCAAGGTGCTCCTGAGCTTCCGCCGGCCCTTCTGGCACGACGAGCACATCGAAGGCGGCCACTCGAACACCGACCGCCCGTCGCGCGTGATATTCTACCCGCCGCCTGGCGAGGGCGCGCTGCTGCTCGCCTCGTACACGTGGTCGGACGCGGCTGCCACGTTTGCTGGCCTGAGCCTGTCTGAAGCCCTGCGCTTGGCGCTCGACGACGTGGCGGCGCTTCACGGGCCCATCGTGTACCGGCTCTGGGACGGCAGCGGCATCGTCAAGCGCTGGGCGGAGGACCCGCACAGCCAGGGCGGCTTCGTGGTGCAGCCCCCGATGCTCTGGCGAACCGACAAGGACGAGGGGCAGGAGCACGATTGGGCGGCCCCCTACGGCTGCATCTACTTCGCTGGAGAGCACACGGCCTACCCGCACGGCTGGGTGGAGACGGCCGTCAAGTCGGCACTGCGGGCCGCGGTCTTGATCAACGGCCGGACCAGCAGCTGGAACGACCCCCGGACCATCAACAGCATGGGGCGTGTGCACGTGGCGCCCGCCCACCACCACCCGTGCAGCCTCGAAAGGGGGCGGGGCACCCACTCTCCAGCCTTACATGCGGTCACCGCTCCGCACACGACCTAA
- the IL4I1 gene encoding L-amino-acid oxidase isoform X3, translating into MHSLAWRLLALVPVLLSLAASLDWQTAQSHDPFEKCMQDPDYEQLLRVVTLGLNRTSKPRRVVVVGAGVAGLLAAKVLSDAGHKVTILEADNRIGGRIFTYRDRKTGWTGELGAMRMPSSHRILHELCKSLGLNLTKFTQYDENTWTEVNEVKLRNYVVEKMPEKLGYKLHPKEKGHSPEEIYQMALNRAIKDLRTLGCRKAMMKFERHTLLEYLLGEGNLSQPAVQLLGDVMSKDGFFYLSFAEALRAHSCLSDRLRYSRIVGGWDLLPRALLSSLSGPVLLHSPVVAIKQGTHEVSVHIEASRRARNLTSLTADVVLLTVSGPALQRITFTPPLTRKRQEAVRALHYMPATKVLLSFRRPFWHDEHIEGGHSNTDRPSRVIFYPPPGEGALLLASYTWSDAAATFAGLSLSEALRLALDDVAALHGPIVYRLWDGSGIVKRWAEDPHSQGGFVVQPPMLWRTDKDEGQEHDWAAPYGCIYFAGEHTAYPHGWVETAVKSALRAAVLINGRTSSWNDPRTINSMGRVHVAPAHHHPCSLERGRGTHSPALHAVTAPHTT; encoded by the exons ATGCACTCCTTGG CCTGGCGCCTCCTCGCCCTGGTCCCCGTCCTCCTCAGCCTGGCGGCCTCCCTGGACTGGCAAACTGCCCAGAGCCACGACCCCTTCGAGAAGTGCATGCAGGATCCCGACTATGAGCAGCTGCTCAGAGTCGTGACCTTGGGCCTCAACCGGACCTCGAAGCCCCGGAGGGTGGTTGTGGTTGGTGCGGGCGTGGCTGGGTTGTTGGCCGCAAAGGTGCTCAGCGATGCTGGACACAAG GTCACCATCCTGGAGGCAGACAACAGGATTGGGGGCCGAATCTTCACCTACCGGGACCGGAAGACCGGCTGGACTGGGGAGCTGGGAGCCATGCGCATGCCCAGCTCGCACAG gatcCTCCATGAGCTCTGCAAGAGCCTGGGACTCAATCTGACCAAATTCACCCAGTACGACGAGAACACGTGGACGGAGGTGAATGAGGTGAAGCTGCGGAACTACGTGGTGGAGAAGATGCCTGAGAAGCTGGGCTACAAGCTGCATCCCAAGGAGAAGGGCCACTCTCCCGAAGAAATCTACCAGATGGCTCTCAACAGG GCCATCAAAGATCTCAGGACACTGGGCTGCAGAAAGGCAATGATGAAGTTTGAAAGGCACACGCTCCTG GAATACCTCCTCGGGGAGGGGAACCTGAGCCAGCCTGCCGTTCAGCTCCTGGGAGACGTGATGTCCAAGGACGGCTTCTTCTATCTCAGCTTCGCCGAGGCCCTGCGGGCTCACAGCTGCCTCAGCGACCGGCTCCG GTACAGCCGCATCGTGGGCGGCTGGGACCTGTTGCCGCGCGCGCTGCTGAGCTCGCTGTCGGGGCCTGTGCTGCTGCACTCGCCCGTCGTGGCGATTAAGCAGGGGACGCACGAGGTGAGCGTGCACATCGAGGCCTCGCGCCGGGCCCGGAATCTGACGTCCTTGACGGCCGACGTGGTGCTGCTGACGGTGAGCGGGCCTGCGCTGCAGCGCATCACCTTCACGCCGCCGCTGACGCGCAAGCGGCAAGAGGCGGTGCGCGCGCTGCACTACATGCCGGCCACCAAGGTGCTCCTGAGCTTCCGCCGGCCCTTCTGGCACGACGAGCACATCGAAGGCGGCCACTCGAACACCGACCGCCCGTCGCGCGTGATATTCTACCCGCCGCCTGGCGAGGGCGCGCTGCTGCTCGCCTCGTACACGTGGTCGGACGCGGCTGCCACGTTTGCTGGCCTGAGCCTGTCTGAAGCCCTGCGCTTGGCGCTCGACGACGTGGCGGCGCTTCACGGGCCCATCGTGTACCGGCTCTGGGACGGCAGCGGCATCGTCAAGCGCTGGGCGGAGGACCCGCACAGCCAGGGCGGCTTCGTGGTGCAGCCCCCGATGCTCTGGCGAACCGACAAGGACGAGGGGCAGGAGCACGATTGGGCGGCCCCCTACGGCTGCATCTACTTCGCTGGAGAGCACACGGCCTACCCGCACGGCTGGGTGGAGACGGCCGTCAAGTCGGCACTGCGGGCCGCGGTCTTGATCAACGGCCGGACCAGCAGCTGGAACGACCCCCGGACCATCAACAGCATGGGGCGTGTGCACGTGGCGCCCGCCCACCACCACCCGTGCAGCCTCGAAAGGGGGCGGGGCACCCACTCTCCAGCCTTACATGCGGTCACCGCTCCGCACACGACCTAA
- the TBC1D17 gene encoding TBC1 domain family member 17 — protein sequence MEGAGYRVVFEKGGVYLHTSAKKHQDPDSLIAGVIRVVEKDNDVLLHWAPVEEAGDSTQIFFSKKDTSGGDSCTSEEEPTFDPGYEPDWAVISTVRPRPRHSEPTRGAEPSSPRGSWAFSVSLGELKSIRRSKPGLSWAYVVLVTQAGGSLPVLHFHRGGTRALLRVLSRYLLLASSPQDSRLYLVFPHDSSALSSSFHHLQLFDQDSSNVVSRFLQDPYSTTFSSFSRVTNFFRGALQPHQEGASPDLPPGPDDEPEPGFEVISCVELGPRPAVERAPPVTEEEWAHHVGPEGRLQQVPELKARIFSGGLSPSLRREAWKFLLGYLSWEGSAEEHKAHVRKKTDEYFRMKLQWKSVSPEQERRNSLLHGYRSLIERDVSRTDRTNKFYEGPENPGLGLLNDILLTYCMYHFDLGYVQGMSDLLSPILYVTQNEVDAFWCFCGFMELVHGNFEESQETMKRQLGQLLLLLRVLDPPLCDFLDSQDSGSLCFCFRWLLIWFKREFPFPDVLRLWEVLWTGLPGPSLHLLVACAILDMERDTLMLSGFGSNEILKHINELTMKLSVEDVLTRAEALYRQLTSCRELPHNVQEILGLAPPAEPQSPSPPASPLPLSPTGALPAPPPPADTVPQPDSSLEILPEEEEEEECADS from the exons ATGGAGGGCGCCGGTTACAGG GTGGTATTTGAGAAAGGAGGCGTGTACCTGCACACCAGTGCCAAGAAGCACCAAGACCCGGACTCCCTCATCGCCGGCGTCATCCGTGTTGTGGAGAAG GACAATGACGTCCTCCTGCACTGGGCTCCTGTAGAGGAGGCTGGAGATTCCACCCAAATCTTCTTCTCCAAGAAG GACACCAGTGGGGGAGACTCCTGCACCTCTGAGGAGGAACCAACCTTTGACCCCGGCTATGAACCCGACTGGGCCGTCATCAGCACCGTGCGGCCACGGCCCCGCCACTCAGAGCCCACGAGAG GTGCAGAGCCCAGCTCCCCCCGGGGCTCCTGGGCCTTCTCCGTGAGTCTGGGGGAGCTCAAGTCCATCCGCCGTTCCAAGCCGGGCCTCAGCTGGGCATACGTCGTCCTGGTCACGCAGGCCGGAGGCTCCCTGCCCGTCCTGCACTTCCACCGCGGGGGCACCCGCGCCCTGCTCCGCGTCCTCAGCCGTTACCTGCTGTTGGCCAG CTCCCCGCAGGACTCCCGCCTCTACCTCGTCTTCCCGCATGACTCCTCGGCCCTCTCCAGCTCCTTCCACCACCTCCAGCTGTTTGACCAGGACAGCTCCAACGTGGTGTCT CGCTTCCTCCAGGACCCCTACTCCACCACCTTCAGCAGCTTCTCCCGTGTGACCAACTTCTTCCGGGGAGCACTGCAGCCGCACCAGGAGGGGGCCTCCCCTGACCTGCCTCCGGGCCCCGATGACGAACCCGAGCCTGGGTTCGAGGTCATTTCCTGT GTGGAGCTAGGGCCGAGGCCGGCTGTGGAGCGGGCGCCTCCGGTCACAGAGGAGGAGTGGGCCCACCACGTGGGCCCCGAGGGCCGCCTGCAGCAGGTCCCTGAGCTGAAAGCCCGCATCTTCTCGGGG ggTCTGAGCCCCAGCCTGCGACGCGAGGCCTGGAAGTTCCTCCTGGGGTACCTGAGCTGGGAGGGCTCAGCCGAGGAGCACAAGGCCCACGTGCGCAAGAAAAC ggaCGAGTATTTCCGCATGAAGCTGCAGTGGAAATCTGTGAGCCCGGAGCAGGAACGGAGGAACTCACTGCTGCACGGATACCGCAGCCTCATTG AGAGAGATGTGAGCCGCACCGACAGGACCAACAAATTCTACGAGGGCCCCGAGAACCCGGGGCTGGGCCTGCTGAACGACATTCTCCTTACCTACTGCATGTACCACTTCGACCTCG GCTACGTCCAGGGCATGAGTGACCTTCTCTCCCCGATCCTCTACGTCACTCAGAACGAGGTGGATGCCTTCTGGTGTTTCTGTGGCTTCATGGAGCTCGTG CATGGGAACTTTGAGGAGAGTCAGGAGACAATGAAGCGGCAACTCGGGCAACTCCTGCTCCTCCTGAGGGTGCTGGACCCTCCGCTCTGCGACTTCCTGG ACTCCCAGGACTCTGGCTCTCTCTGCTTCTGCTTCCGGTGGCTGCTCATCTGGTTCAAGAGGGAATTCCCCTTCCCGGATGTCCTTCGGCTGTGGGAG GTGCTGTGGACGGGGCTCCCTGGCCCCAGCCTGCACCTGCTGGTGGCCTGCGCCATCCTGGACATGGAGCGGGACACGCTCATGCTTTCAGGCTTCGGGTCCAATGAGATCCTCAAG CACATCAACGAGCTGACCATGAAGCTGAGCGTGGAGGACGTGCTGACGCGGGCCGAGGCCCTCTACCGGCAGCTGACCTCCTGCCGG GAGCTGCCCCACAACGTGCAGGAGATCCTAGGCCTGGCGCCCCCCGCAGAGCCCCAGAGCCCCTCGCCACCTGCCTCCCCACTGCCGCTGTCGCCCACCGGCGCCCTACCGGCTCCGCCGCCCCCCGCGGACACAGTCCCGCAGCCTGACAGCAGCCTGGAGATCCTgccggaggaggaggaagaggaggaatgtGCGGACTCTTAA